ACAGTGAGTTGAGGCATGTCTAGGGATTGTGACGATGTGCTCTCACTGATGAAAGCTCATTATCATCACATCCTAAAATACATCTCTGTCAGACTGTGGTTTTCAAACTTATCTATGGAAATTGTTTACTATGTAAAGTACTCAAAGACAGATATGATAAGAAACCAGAATCATCCCTAATTGCATTTTAGGTGTGTCTGAAATTCttgatttttcagtttgttgtgtttaaaaatCTATGATTTTGCAATGGGAAATTATTTCTCGGAATAACACAAAATGTCCTATAATTTTCTGGTATGTCAGAAGCCACTTAAGCTTCTGTTTGGTGTGACtttattcagtttaattcagttttatttataatgtGATGGATTTATGGATTGTGAATGCAATTTTAATTGCCATATAGCATGACAAGTTTGGCATCTCTCTCTGCTTGCTTATGCaaaataaattttctttttaaagtccTTCTTTTCTACTTAATATGACATATTTTCTGACCAACGGAACAGCAGAGCCACAACACTCGAAATGTAAACCAAATGTGAGAAACATAAACCAAATGCATTGTTCATGTGGCTCATTTTTACTGCCTCATCAATAATTGTTAATCATGTATACTTCATTGATGACAGTGCTGCTTTATGCATTACACTATTATGCTGTGTTCTCATGAATGTCTCCTGTTTAAATTTCAGATGTGATCATGACTGAAACTTTCTTTCTAACTATTGTGTTCCCCAAATAtaaacattttgctgtttgtctgtgtggcCGGTATTTGCTTGGCTGAATTTGGATTGCTCTGTCTTGTCCAGCTTGTGATATAAAGAAAAGTCTGGTGGCTCAGTCAGACTACACTCAATTGAAGGGAGCACACAGGCCTGTGATACTAAACGCAATGTCACTTCTTATCAAATGTGCTGTTGACGGATCGCTCCTccgttattttttttactgataagTAGCGTGACTGACATACGGATTGTAACTATATCGGGTTTGAAACAGGAAAGTGTTCGTACACAGACTgaggactgtgtgtgtttgcttatgTGTTTGCTTGTGTCTATGCCACCTGCCTCCCCATTAGCTAATAAATCTTCATGATAAATTCTCCTAATCAAAATGTCAACATGTCTGTTGCCAACCTTAGTGTAAACTGTGAAACAGAATGTGAAGACAGGTTAAACAGGAGCTCTGTCTGACACACAAAGCTGCCCTGTGAGAAACTGCTCAACTGCACCAACAGTCTTATAATGCCAACAGCTTAGGGTTAGTCTCCAATGATGAATACTGTGTTACCAtggtttgtgtgattgtgtggtGTAACCCGCTGCCTCAATATAACAtggaaaaggaaggaaggaagagaaaaggTATGCAGCCTTTGTGTCAGGTCAAGTTCCTCTGTGTTGGGTTACAGGGGGTGCCTTTGAAAACTATTCTTGTGGAAAGTGGGTTACctactttcttctttttcatggCTTGGATTGTTCCTACAGAGAGGCCTTAAAGTTATGCAGTGATTTAGCAGGTAATATGTTTCCTGAGAAGTCAACTAAGCCACAACTTGTTGATGTTGATTTTTTACAATGTGTcacttgtgtgttttacagtctaATCCAATTAAAATGCTGTCTGTAATTTCTAAAGGTATAACTCTCTGGAGAAtcataaatgaaaatgtttcctgTAAGCAAACCTGTTGAGCCAAACATTCTTTCTTCATAGATGAATGTTCAAAAGAGTCGTACTCTGTCCACTAAAACCATGGGAGGAAGATATTTCAGCACCTCGGGCACATGGGAACAGCAAATCAGCTCTTCCAACTGGCCCCAGAGTCCCAATGGACTGAAGCCGAGTCGCAGTGACCCTGCCTTGGCTCCACCTTTTACTCCTGCACCTGCACCGGCCCCTGCCACTGTCATGGtgatcagtttgtgttttacacTTCTGTACATGATGTAATGCACACATGTATGCCTAAAACTGTATTCCACAGCATCCAAACAGCATTgtaaactgctatttttttagcGAGCCAAAGGACAGACAGCCCAGAGCCAGACCACCCTCGTGACCCGTATAAATAGACAAAGCATTTCTTCAATGAGCAATGGCAATAAGATGACCACCAGCCAGACACGCATCCAGCGGCCACCCTCGACCAACTCTCACAACGAAGGCAGAGTCAGTATGATCAAAACCTCCAACATTGAGCAGAAATCAGCGTGAGTTCACCTTCCTCCCTGGCTTTCAATTCTGGCTCATTGTCATTTAAATCCATTTAACGCGACTACTTTCAATGAAATCCTGAACTCAAAACAGCCTGATTTTTCTAatctcctcccctctctttcATTCTTGTGCCTGTTTCTGCAGGGTGAACACTGCAAACAGGGTGAACATGTCAGACATGACCGTAAAGGAGGCTGTAGAGTTCCTGTCTCACCCGGAGGAGAATTACCAGCAGTGTGGAGCCACCTTCATCCAACACACTACCTACAATGAGGAGCGCACCAAACCGGAGGTCAGAGCCCTTGCACAGAGATATACTGGACATGTTTCTTATTAACTTGTGCAGACACAGCTTGCAAACATGCACGCACACTCAGTAGTGTTGGTTAGTTTTACATCATATTTGTGTGAGGATTATCTTGTACAGTGGTGATTTAAGTGGAGGAGCGGCCTGCAAAGATCTTTGTCTGTTCTGCCTTGAGGAAATGGGAGGAGAAGCAATTTGTCATCATGCTTGGCCGCTACTTCTGCTTGTCACTTACAGTTTTGTCAGTCTATTGTCACGCCTTCAATTTTTTACACCTCTACCCGCTGCAATTCTGTGTGTCAGGTTTTCCAGTTAGGGGGTATTCCTCCTCTGGTGACCCTGCTGCGAAGCCCCAACCCAGGGGTGAGCCAGGCTGCTGCTGGGGCTCTGAGGAACCTGGTCTTCAGGGACCAGAATAACAAGCTGGAGGTTCAGCACTGTGGTGGCATAGCTAAGACCTTGCAGCTGCTAAAGGAGACGGATTCTACTGAGACACAGAAGCAAATTAGTGGTAGGAGCAGTTATTAACACAGCACCTCAAAATGTTTTGTGGAAGGGTAGCCTAGTTGCATTTAATCCAGGTTTAACACATCAAGCATATACCCAAAACCTAAACCTATTTGAAATGGatcagcatgttttattttacttcctttttattttttgtagaaaaacatTAAGACCAGGTCACCAGCGGCAATACGTAGCAGTTTGTCACATACATGGAATGCAATGAAATTtaataaattcagtaaaaagcaaaagaaaatgataaGAGTTGACATTGTCAAGTTCATTAGGGTTTCTTATAATCCCCAACTGTATTTTAAATCAGACAGTTGGTGTATTTGTGTATTGTATTATGCATACAATTCATGCATTTACTCACTGGAGAAgtggaaaataaaatcatgaattataaaaaataatagtCCCTATAAGgctaaaatcacacaaagcATGTGAGAACAGTGTAAAGTGAAGGAAGGCAATTACTTGTATTGCAGTCACAAATgcagtcagatttttcagtgcTTGTAAACTCCATTGCATGTCATATGTAGGCCTGCTGTGGAACCTGTCCTCCACCGATGAGCTGAAGGAAGAACTTATTGCTACAGCGCTGCCTGCACTGACAGAGAATGTGGTGAAGCCATTCACTTGCTGGTCAGAAGACAGTGCCAACAAACACATAGATCCCAGTGTCTTCTACTGTGCCACCGGATGCCTGAGGTGAGGTATTCAAAGGTGTGGTGGCTCCAACAGTCTTCATCTTGGCAGTGCGTAACTCCACCTAGCTCGTGGCAAATTTCAAAAATGGGCAAAATGGCGGCGCTGAGGCAGGCTTGGTTTTAACCACAATGGAAGGATTACAATCAGACAGAaaggctgtttttttaattgtctcatATTAATGTGTATTGAAGACCCCCAACTGATGAAAATCATGGTTTCTTTTGCTTGCATGTCCATTTTTTAATATACTTctgccttgaaactgcagtgtataaTAACAGCTTTTAAAGCAAGTATTTAggcttccagggtttcatatgtaacaaatctAATCTGGGGCTATCTGTATCCTTATTCTTcttcaaaatcagttttttatttaagcACATATGACTAAATCactccaatattacagcttGGAGTGTTAGTGTTGGAgtagttttacaatttttatccAGAGTTGTAggtaagctggtgtgctcaCAGATCCACACCCTCTGGAGGAAGCAATAGTATGGCGTTGCATCAAAGCCATTTTGAGGCAGGGAGAGGTTATAGCATctcatttgtggttttgatagACGGAACTGTTTAGTACTTAATCAAATACCAGAGAGGAGCCTAAAACAATTattaatgatgatttaatgatgTGCGTAGAAACCTGAGCTGTGGCCTGACGAGTGAGAGGAAGGCAATGAGACAGTGCCCTGGTCTCATCGACTCCCTGATGAGTTACATCCAGTCCTGTGTAGCAGAGGAAAACCCTGATGACAAGGTAACATTCTGAATGCACAGTTACTTCTCTCATTATCACCTGCAGTACCTTTTTCCATCCATCGCTTTTAGTTAGTTAGTAAATGGAGACCTTGAATGTCCCACATTGTCTTTtcaaaaattaatgaaagtctcacatgtcctCAGAATGTGTCTTGGTTCACTTCACCATGACGGTTTCACTGGGAATTCAGTTGCATTAAAATGCAGTACATGTGAGCACACAAATCAGAAGAGAAGCACACAGATAGAAACGCTGGCTGAGCTTAGGTTGCACTGAGACACAACAAGCAACGTGAAAACACAGTAACCAACACCCAGTGCTTGTCTTTTCAAGTCAAATCAACCTTAAGGTTTCCACCCTCTCTGATTGTCCCTCAGCTTTGCAGTTTCCAAAATCGATCAATCAACACTAATGGCAACTTTAGCCTcattagctgcacaacatgCTAACAATAAGGATTTTCCTTCTGTTGTGGTGACATTGCcattaagaataaaaataatccaCTGGATGTTCAGTTCCTtggatgctgggagtgcattgacactcttgtgttcactcttgtagccagcagcagaacatttggtgtgaTTTGCTGgtggctgagacattttagagttcgTATAAGCAGCTGTAGAAAGTAAGCAAACCTGACAGACTGTTAGGTAGCATTTGGAATGGTTCACCTGGTAGGCAGCAAACAGTGACGGGGCAGGAAAGTTTGAGCTAGATGGCTCTTGCTTACTCACTTGGAACGCAGAAGCTCAGTAAAATTCTTACTGGCTTGTAAATCTAGTATAAACATCTTCAGATCTTAAGCTTCACACCTCCAAGTTTATGACGACCACAATAAAAGTGGATTTTCACCAAATGGAACCTTTAAACCTTTCGGCCTCTGAACTTTATTATGCATCAGAGGTAATTAGTAGACTAACTGTTTGTCTAGTGCCTCCCTTAATAGGCCacagattttactgttttctacctgtctgggttttttttttttttgttagtttgtttttttagctttttagctGTTGGTTGGACAAAAGCAAGAGGGGTGGTGTTAATTGACTGACTCAGTAACAACAGTGCCAACAGAAACTTCAAGTTAAAACATCACTATTGTAATAGTCGTGTCAGAGGTCTCCTAGTCAGAAATTATTTGTCTCTATGTTGTTTTTCCGACCCACAGCATTGATGCAGTTTTTTCTGTCCCTCAAACACTGAGTTGTAGATAAGTGAGCAGGTGAGAACAGCTATGGTTGGATTCCCTTCTGGTTACGCAGTTAACTCATAGTTCCTGTAGAACATGTCTCACGTGTTTCTCACAGAATGTGTTCAGTCCTGATGCTAAATATATCCTTAAGTTCGTCTACACACACAAGCAGTACAAATGCAAATGTAGACTCACACTGTGAATGTCTGTATGCACAGTGCCGTGTTCAAACACAGTCATAGACACACATTTAAAGGCAGGTAGATACAGCAGCTGTGGGCAGCAAATCTATAGTGTATTTAGCTTGTGGTCATTTGTATACTTGCTCATTTGTGGAAGTCTTGGGTGTGGATGTCTTTAATTATAGGTCTGTGTTAGTATGGAGTTTACACAGAGTTCATTTACTGAAGCAGTAGAGTGTAACTGGTGTTTTATGGGGTAATGCTATCaaagagggacagagggaggatgtgttttattcattttatgtctgCTCTGTAAAAttgagacatttcttttttttgctcactTTCTCCATTGCAACGGTTTGCTATAtgtaaaaacaagccaaaacacatttctttcagTTCCCATGAGCTCAAGATTTAGACCAATTAAACAGAATTGGGGTCTGTCTGGATGACTTTGTAGCAGTCAGTGAGTTATTTTATTGCAAAACCTCAATACAAGAAACATCTCTGAATTTTCCACTATTTTTCTTCAACATACGGACAAACATGCGATAATGTGACACCTAAAATTGCCTCAtattgatcagaaagtaaaccTGCAAAGCAATGGAGTTATGACTAACTTTCAGaatggacaaaaacatgacaataagACCCTTAACGTCCTATTTGTGAACTTCTTCACTTTTCCCCTCTAGTCTGTGGAGAACTGCGCATGCATCCTCCATAACTTGACCTACCAACTGGAGCAGGAATGCCCTGAAAGTTTCAGTGACTTATGCCCTCAGAAAGCGGCCCAGcttgaaaataagaaaagccCTACAGTTGGATGCTTCAGCCCCAAAAGCAGCAAGGTTCAAAAGGAGGTGGGCATCAACCACAACACTTTCACCCCTGTTTTTGGTTACCCTTTTTTCAAGTAAATCATGACTGGCCTATAACCTGAGCTTTCATTCTCCTCTCTTCTCAGTTTTCTTATGATGTGGCTCGAGGAATGCCACCAGACGTTGCCCCTTCAGGTGTGAAGTGGTTGTGCCATCCTAAAGCCATGGAGGCCTACCTGGGCCTCCTGAGCTCTTCCCAGAAAGATGCCACATTAGAGGCTTCCTGTGGCGCTCTGCAGAACCTGACTGCCAGCAGGGAAATGGTGAGTACAAAAAGGATCGTTATTAGGCGTAGCCTTCTAAAGGGATATCAGGATTATCGTAGAATGATTTAGGAAAGAggtaaaacaaagacagaggtGGTAGAAGGAAGAACGCCAAAGATTCTCATTTGTCAGAAAGGGTGCGATTTTGTTTCCAGTTGTTCAGGTTTTTAGAGTGAAAATTCATGCTTTTACATGTCAAATAATTACTCAGTTTAAAGATTACCAACATGGATTTGGTATTACATTGTTTACTTGGCATGGATGTGGACTGCTTAGGTGAAGTGGGACATGTTGCTGATATGTTACCTTTCCTTTGTATTGTGTTTCAGGGTTCTACTGCTGTGAGCCAGATTTTAGTTAATAAGTTCAGGGCTCTGTATTACATTACCCCCCTGTTAAAATCACCTAACCACACCCTGCAGAAGACTGCTATGTCCCTGCTGGGTAACATGTCTCGGACTGGCGGTTTGCAGAACGCCATGGGTAAGAAGCAGCATGATACTGATAAGAGATCAGTCACCAGAAGTTTGTCTGTCTGGTTTGCAGGAACTTAAATGTAGTTCAACTAAACTGATTTACTGTTTCTGTAGCAAAGCATGTTTTGCCTGAGCTCTCCAGCCTGCTCAGTGGCAAGCCCAAGGAAATGGGAAACTCGGATGAAACCATCGCAGCAGCTTGCAGCACAGTGCAGAGACTGATCTCGGCAGACAGTGAGATCAGCAAGAAGGTCGTTACACCAGAACTGGTCAATTCACTGGCTGACCTCAGTGAGAATGagtgagtttttttgtttattcaccTCTGTTTGGGAGATTGATCTTTCATAGCAGTTACAAGCACAAATGTATTTCCTCAACTAAAGACCTTTTCTCTTCTGTCTTAGTTCTTTGCCCAAAGGCAGTAAAGCAGCCTCGCTGCTGCTGTACAGCTTGTGGAATGAGAAGAATCTACAAGGTGTTGTGAAAAAGgtaaattaggaaaaaaaatgtggctCATGGTGTGTTTATTTCTCTCAGAGACCTATTGTATTCATGTGTCAAGTAAACTAATGCTTGCACTGCCTTGCACGAGCAGCGGAGGGCCCAGCTGCAATAAGTGGGTGTTTGTTATTACTCACACACTTTCCCTTCCCTTCTACCACACCCAAGACATCAGTGAATACAGAAACAATTACACTGGAATTCTGGCAGACTGGTTTTCAGTGCTCACTGTCTATTATGGGAAGAGCAATGCAAGGAAAATGAGCAAAAGATAAAAAAGGGGCCCAAAAAGTAAAAGTCAGAAATGGCAAATAGAAGAATTATGAAACACTTTTCTTGAGATTTCTTCATGAGTACAGGGAACTATCTTTACA
The nucleotide sequence above comes from Amphiprion ocellaris isolate individual 3 ecotype Okinawa chromosome 8, ASM2253959v1, whole genome shotgun sequence. Encoded proteins:
- the LOC111573868 gene encoding plakophilin-1 gives rise to the protein MMAPEPLRSAMTSGVAEDTSLALPSDNKLRTGQQRVLDQVTTIKRSKSRQGKNGTLSPSPTSPSPQSLTTYTEFGTFKFLPSKMNGTTSRTTSTMSTSYNKSMNVQKSRTLSTKTMGGRYFSTSGTWEQQISSSNWPQSPNGLKPSRSDPALAPPFTPAPAPAPATVMRAKGQTAQSQTTLVTRINRQSISSMSNGNKMTTSQTRIQRPPSTNSHNEGRVSMIKTSNIEQKSAVNTANRVNMSDMTVKEAVEFLSHPEENYQQCGATFIQHTTYNEERTKPEVFQLGGIPPLVTLLRSPNPGVSQAAAGALRNLVFRDQNNKLEVQHCGGIAKTLQLLKETDSTETQKQISGLLWNLSSTDELKEELIATALPALTENVVKPFTCWSEDSANKHIDPSVFYCATGCLRNLSCGLTSERKAMRQCPGLIDSLMSYIQSCVAEENPDDKSVENCACILHNLTYQLEQECPESFSDLCPQKAAQLENKKSPTVGCFSPKSSKVQKEFSYDVARGMPPDVAPSGVKWLCHPKAMEAYLGLLSSSQKDATLEASCGALQNLTASREMGSTAVSQILVNKFRALYYITPLLKSPNHTLQKTAMSLLGNMSRTGGLQNAMAKHVLPELSSLLSGKPKEMGNSDETIAAACSTVQRLISADSEISKKVVTPELVNSLADLSENDSLPKGSKAASLLLYSLWNEKNLQGVVKKLGLNKSVFINDITTAAHQSIQVIE